GTTACCAACACCGTCGCCGAACAAGGCGAACCCGTCGGCTTCCTCTACCGCGAAGCCCCCGTATTTGAAAACGACAGCGGCTGGCGTATTTTCAGCGGCGACGAAACCGACGAATACACCGACAATCCCGACAATTTCAGCATTGTCAGCCTCTCCGCCATTACCGCAGACAATCCCGACATCGCGCCCCTGCTGACTCAGGCAGAAGGCAGCGCGTGGGAATTAAACGAAGACGGCGAGTTCCAAGCCGTTGCCGATTGGCAGCCGCAAGAATAATCCATCCCCATTTCGTTTCAGACGGCCTTCCCTATAACCAGGCCGTCTGAAACCGAGCCGAATCCCTATTTCACCAATATTGAAGGAATCATCATGAACATTATCGAACCCCGCCTCGACGGTACCAACTTGCGCATCGGCATCGTTCAGGCCCGCTTCACCAACGAAATCGGCAGCGAAATGGTCAAAGTTTGTTGCCGCACCTTAAAAGAATTGGGCGTAGCCGAAGACAACATCACGCTTGCCACTGTTCCCGGCGCGCTTGAAGTGCCTATCGCGCTGATGAACCTCGCTTCATCCGAACAATTCGATGCCCTGATTGCCATCGGTGTTGTCATTCGCGGCGAAACCTACCACTTTGAATTGGTATCTAATGAGTCCGGCGCAGGCGTCAGCCGCGTTGCCCTTGACTACAACATCCCGATCGCCAACGCCATCCTGACAACCGAAAACGACGAACAGGCTGTCGCACGCATCGAAGAAAAAGCCTCCGATGCCGCCAAAGTTGCCATAGAATGTGCCAACTTGGTCAACCATCTTTTGTCAGAACAATACGAAGACGACGAAGAATAAGCTTCTCCCCGTATTGAATACCGCATATTTTCAGACGGCCTCCCAATCATGACATTGAGGCCGTCTGAATCATTCAATATTCAGCCGACAACCATCGGCACTCTCTTCACAAGGAATACCCATGAAAAGCCCACGCCGCCGCGCACGCGAGCTTGCCGTACAAGCCATTTATCAAGCAGGCATCAACAAAACCGCCGCTCCTGAAATCGCTAAAAATATCCACGAACTGTCCCAAACATCCAATATGGATGAAGAGCTGTTCAACAAACTGTTTTTCGGCGCACAAACCCATGCCGAAGAATACATGGAAAAAATCAGCCCCCTGCTCGACCGCGACGAAAAAGACCTCAGCCCTATCGAACGCGCCGTTTTGCTGGTTGCCTGCCATGAGCTGAGCACTATTCCTGAAACCCCATACCCTGTTATCATCAATGAAGCCATCGAAGTTACCAAAACTTTCGGCGGCACCGACGGCCATAAATTCGTCAACGGCATCCTCGACCAACTGGCTTCCCGTATCCGCCCTGACGAACCGCGCCGCAAAGGCTAAGATTAGCTTCATATCGGGTTGGGATTACCGATCTTTGCCCCTGTTTAAGCCAATGTGCTTATACAGCCAAACCATCAAAAAGGCCGTCTGAATTTCAGACGGCCTTTTATACTTCGATTTATTCTGATTTTGGCATTTCATAACCGGGACAGTTTTGCTTGTC
This genomic interval from Neisseria sp. Marseille-Q5346 contains the following:
- a CDS encoding DUF2185 domain-containing protein → MNKFAQALAAALDRCIVTNTVAEQGEPVGFLYREAPVFENDSGWRIFSGDETDEYTDNPDNFSIVSLSAITADNPDIAPLLTQAEGSAWELNEDGEFQAVADWQPQE
- the nusB gene encoding transcription antitermination factor NusB, with translation MKSPRRRARELAVQAIYQAGINKTAAPEIAKNIHELSQTSNMDEELFNKLFFGAQTHAEEYMEKISPLLDRDEKDLSPIERAVLLVACHELSTIPETPYPVIINEAIEVTKTFGGTDGHKFVNGILDQLASRIRPDEPRRKG
- the ribH gene encoding 6,7-dimethyl-8-ribityllumazine synthase, encoding MNIIEPRLDGTNLRIGIVQARFTNEIGSEMVKVCCRTLKELGVAEDNITLATVPGALEVPIALMNLASSEQFDALIAIGVVIRGETYHFELVSNESGAGVSRVALDYNIPIANAILTTENDEQAVARIEEKASDAAKVAIECANLVNHLLSEQYEDDEE